A portion of the Enterobacter sp. SA187 genome contains these proteins:
- a CDS encoding excisionase — MLNLDCVPISTYCKETGESPEAINKRIQRGVWLEGVQVLKVEGVKERWIDLSEVAKWARQNRHNFRAA, encoded by the coding sequence ATGCTGAACCTCGATTGTGTACCAATCTCGACTTATTGCAAAGAAACTGGCGAGTCGCCTGAGGCCATAAACAAGCGTATACAGCGTGGCGTTTGGCTGGAAGGCGTTCAGGTGCTGAAAGTGGAAGGCGTTAAGGAAAGATGGATAGATCTTAGTGAGGTCGCTAAATGGGCAAGACAGAATCGCCACAACTTCCGCGCGGCGTGA